The following coding sequences lie in one Cloeon dipterum chromosome 1, ieCloDipt1.1, whole genome shotgun sequence genomic window:
- the Sap47 gene encoding synapse-associated protein 1 isoform X2: protein MSMFSGLTSGLTNQVSGLTSYFGKKPEEVGVEGEQPPPQPASPIKEEKLVPEPEPVLDAEGKLMSPTKGGSKLEMLTNVKSQMSSWLGAGSGLISNAGGGLIQAVKSRATGEEVVPDPPEHLQQPTEPAPAAPKEDDENSSDTGGADSEPQVSENEGEEAKDGSGAAVGTKAMQGAKAFGSFFYSAVNKAGAKVSEASAKIKETVEKNTILGEFNKEQESFINSKQKSMEAAVPPWVGYPNEEKLKEEILSLSQDRRSFVRAPPTGVTFEFDYETFTPVAQALLVEDPELEKMRFELVPKVVNEETFWRNYFYRVSLIKQSNELSSLASEGGNNSSLDADTVTPEPVAIPQHSPLEQEQSFVSDEVQTTEQERMEALQELRRLGVADEAPAAAEWERELQAELSDFEMVAGDDASTANWESEADELLQQ, encoded by the exons ATGTCCATGTTTTCGGGCCTCACGAGCGGCCTCACCAACCAAGTGTCCGGCCTCACCAGCTATTTCGGCAAAAAACCCGAGGAGGTTGGCGTCGAGGGCGAGCAGCCGCCCCCACAGCCTGCTTCCCCGATCAAGGAAGAAAAACTGGTCCCTGAGCCGGAGCCAGTCCTCGATGCTGAGGGCAAACTTATGAG CCCCACCAAGGGTGGCAGCAAGTTGGAAATGTTGACCAACGTGAAGAGCCAGATGAGTTCGTGGCTGGGGGCCGGCAGCGGGCTGATCTCCAACGCCGGTGGCGGCCTCATTCAGGCGGTCAAGAGCCGCGCCACCGGCGAGGAGGTGGTGCCCGATCCGCCCGAGCACCTGCAACAGCCCACCGAGCCGGCCCCCGCTGCTCCCAAAGAGGATGATGAGAATTCTAG TGACACAGGCGGTGCCGACAGCGAGCCACAGGTGTCGGAAAATGAGGGCGAAGAGGCTAAGGATGGCTCCGGAGCAG CTGTGGGCACAAAAGCGATGCAGGGAGCCAAGGCCTTCGGCAGCTTCTTCTACTCGGCGGTAAACAAAGCGGGCGCTAAGGTCAGCGAAGCCAGCGCCAAGATCAAGGAGACTGTCGAAAAGAAC ACAATTTTGGGCGAGTTCAACAAGGAGCAGGAGTCTTTCATCAACAGCAAGCAGAAGAGCATGGAAGCTGCCGTCCCCCCTTGGGTGGGATACCCCAACGAGGAGAAGCTCAAGGAGGAGATTTTGTCCCTATCACAG GACCGGCGGAGTTTTGTACGTGCACCACCAACAGGGGTGACCTTTGAATTCGACTATGAAACTTTCACCCCCGTGGCGCAGGCCTTGCTGGTTGAGGACCCTGAGCTAGAGAAAATGCGGTTCGAGCTCGTGCCCAAAGT AGTGAATGAGGAAACTTTCTGGAGGAATTACTTCTACCGGGTGAGCCTGATCAAGCAGAGCAACGAGCTCTCCTCACTGGCAAGCGAGGGTGGAAATAATTCAAGTTTGGATGCTGACACAG TTACCCCTGAACCCGTAGCCATCCCTCAACACTCCCCCCTAGAGCAGGAGCAGTCATTTGTCTCGGATGAGGTGCAAACCACCGAGCAGGAGAGGATGGAAGCGCTGCAAGAACTCCGGAGGCTAGGTGTCGCAGACGAAGCACCAG CTGCCGCCGAATGGGAACGAGAACTGCAGGCCGAGCTCAGTGACTTTGAGATGGTGGCAGGTGACGACGCGTCGACAGCCAACTGGGAGTCGGAAGCCGACGAGCTGCTGCAGCAGTAA
- the Sap47 gene encoding synapse-associated protein of 47 kDa isoform X1, with the protein MSMFSGLTSGLTNQVSGLTSYFGKKPEEVGVEGEQPPPQPASPIKEEKLVPEPEPVLDAEGKLMSPTKGGSKLEMLTNVKSQMSSWLGAGSGLISNAGGGLIQAVKSRATGEEVVPDPPEHLQQPTEPAPAAPKEDDENSRYLGDTGGADSEPQVSENEGEEAKDGSGAAVGTKAMQGAKAFGSFFYSAVNKAGAKVSEASAKIKETVEKNTILGEFNKEQESFINSKQKSMEAAVPPWVGYPNEEKLKEEILSLSQDRRSFVRAPPTGVTFEFDYETFTPVAQALLVEDPELEKMRFELVPKVVNEETFWRNYFYRVSLIKQSNELSSLASEGGNNSSLDADTVTPEPVAIPQHSPLEQEQSFVSDEVQTTEQERMEALQELRRLGVADEAPAAAEWERELQAELSDFEMVAGDDASTANWESEADELLQQ; encoded by the exons ATGTCCATGTTTTCGGGCCTCACGAGCGGCCTCACCAACCAAGTGTCCGGCCTCACCAGCTATTTCGGCAAAAAACCCGAGGAGGTTGGCGTCGAGGGCGAGCAGCCGCCCCCACAGCCTGCTTCCCCGATCAAGGAAGAAAAACTGGTCCCTGAGCCGGAGCCAGTCCTCGATGCTGAGGGCAAACTTATGAG CCCCACCAAGGGTGGCAGCAAGTTGGAAATGTTGACCAACGTGAAGAGCCAGATGAGTTCGTGGCTGGGGGCCGGCAGCGGGCTGATCTCCAACGCCGGTGGCGGCCTCATTCAGGCGGTCAAGAGCCGCGCCACCGGCGAGGAGGTGGTGCCCGATCCGCCCGAGCACCTGCAACAGCCCACCGAGCCGGCCCCCGCTGCTCCCAAAGAGGATGATGAGAATTCTAGGTACTTGGG TGACACAGGCGGTGCCGACAGCGAGCCACAGGTGTCGGAAAATGAGGGCGAAGAGGCTAAGGATGGCTCCGGAGCAG CTGTGGGCACAAAAGCGATGCAGGGAGCCAAGGCCTTCGGCAGCTTCTTCTACTCGGCGGTAAACAAAGCGGGCGCTAAGGTCAGCGAAGCCAGCGCCAAGATCAAGGAGACTGTCGAAAAGAAC ACAATTTTGGGCGAGTTCAACAAGGAGCAGGAGTCTTTCATCAACAGCAAGCAGAAGAGCATGGAAGCTGCCGTCCCCCCTTGGGTGGGATACCCCAACGAGGAGAAGCTCAAGGAGGAGATTTTGTCCCTATCACAG GACCGGCGGAGTTTTGTACGTGCACCACCAACAGGGGTGACCTTTGAATTCGACTATGAAACTTTCACCCCCGTGGCGCAGGCCTTGCTGGTTGAGGACCCTGAGCTAGAGAAAATGCGGTTCGAGCTCGTGCCCAAAGT AGTGAATGAGGAAACTTTCTGGAGGAATTACTTCTACCGGGTGAGCCTGATCAAGCAGAGCAACGAGCTCTCCTCACTGGCAAGCGAGGGTGGAAATAATTCAAGTTTGGATGCTGACACAG TTACCCCTGAACCCGTAGCCATCCCTCAACACTCCCCCCTAGAGCAGGAGCAGTCATTTGTCTCGGATGAGGTGCAAACCACCGAGCAGGAGAGGATGGAAGCGCTGCAAGAACTCCGGAGGCTAGGTGTCGCAGACGAAGCACCAG CTGCCGCCGAATGGGAACGAGAACTGCAGGCCGAGCTCAGTGACTTTGAGATGGTGGCAGGTGACGACGCGTCGACAGCCAACTGGGAGTCGGAAGCCGACGAGCTGCTGCAGCAGTAA
- the Sap47 gene encoding synapse-associated protein of 47 kDa isoform X4: protein MSMFSGLTSGLTNQVSGLTSYFGKKPEEVGVEGEQPPPQPASPIKEEKLVPEPEPVLDAEGKLMSPTKGGSKLEMLTNVKSQMSSWLGAGSGLISNAGGGLIQAVKSRATGEEVVPDPPEHLQQPTEPAPAAPKEDDENSRYLGDTGGADSEPQVSENEGEEAKDGSGAAVGTKAMQGAKAFGSFFYSAVNKAGAKVSEASAKIKETVEKNTILGEFNKEQESFINSKQKSMEAAVPPWVGYPNEEKLKEEILSLSQDRRSFVRAPPTGVTFEFDYETFTPVAQALLVEDPELEKMRFELVPKVVNEETFWRNYFYRVSLIKQSNELSSLASEGGNNSSLDADTAAAEWERELQAELSDFEMVAGDDASTANWESEADELLQQ, encoded by the exons ATGTCCATGTTTTCGGGCCTCACGAGCGGCCTCACCAACCAAGTGTCCGGCCTCACCAGCTATTTCGGCAAAAAACCCGAGGAGGTTGGCGTCGAGGGCGAGCAGCCGCCCCCACAGCCTGCTTCCCCGATCAAGGAAGAAAAACTGGTCCCTGAGCCGGAGCCAGTCCTCGATGCTGAGGGCAAACTTATGAG CCCCACCAAGGGTGGCAGCAAGTTGGAAATGTTGACCAACGTGAAGAGCCAGATGAGTTCGTGGCTGGGGGCCGGCAGCGGGCTGATCTCCAACGCCGGTGGCGGCCTCATTCAGGCGGTCAAGAGCCGCGCCACCGGCGAGGAGGTGGTGCCCGATCCGCCCGAGCACCTGCAACAGCCCACCGAGCCGGCCCCCGCTGCTCCCAAAGAGGATGATGAGAATTCTAGGTACTTGGG TGACACAGGCGGTGCCGACAGCGAGCCACAGGTGTCGGAAAATGAGGGCGAAGAGGCTAAGGATGGCTCCGGAGCAG CTGTGGGCACAAAAGCGATGCAGGGAGCCAAGGCCTTCGGCAGCTTCTTCTACTCGGCGGTAAACAAAGCGGGCGCTAAGGTCAGCGAAGCCAGCGCCAAGATCAAGGAGACTGTCGAAAAGAAC ACAATTTTGGGCGAGTTCAACAAGGAGCAGGAGTCTTTCATCAACAGCAAGCAGAAGAGCATGGAAGCTGCCGTCCCCCCTTGGGTGGGATACCCCAACGAGGAGAAGCTCAAGGAGGAGATTTTGTCCCTATCACAG GACCGGCGGAGTTTTGTACGTGCACCACCAACAGGGGTGACCTTTGAATTCGACTATGAAACTTTCACCCCCGTGGCGCAGGCCTTGCTGGTTGAGGACCCTGAGCTAGAGAAAATGCGGTTCGAGCTCGTGCCCAAAGT AGTGAATGAGGAAACTTTCTGGAGGAATTACTTCTACCGGGTGAGCCTGATCAAGCAGAGCAACGAGCTCTCCTCACTGGCAAGCGAGGGTGGAAATAATTCAAGTTTGGATGCTGACACAG CTGCCGCCGAATGGGAACGAGAACTGCAGGCCGAGCTCAGTGACTTTGAGATGGTGGCAGGTGACGACGCGTCGACAGCCAACTGGGAGTCGGAAGCCGACGAGCTGCTGCAGCAGTAA
- the Sap47 gene encoding synapse-associated protein of 47 kDa isoform X3 has protein sequence MSMFSGLTSGLTNQVSGLTSYFGKKPEEVGVEGEQPPPQPASPIKEEKLVPEPEPVLDAEGKLMSPTKGGSKLEMLTNVKSQMSSWLGAGSGLISNAGGGLIQAVKSRATGEEVVPDPPEHLQQPTEPAPAAPKEDDENSRYLGDTGGADSEPQVSENEGEEAKDGSGAAVGTKAMQGAKAFGSFFYSAVNKAGAKVSEASAKIKETVEKNTILGEFNKEQESFINSKQKSMEAAVPPWVGYPNEEKLKEEILSLSQDRRSFVRAPPTGVTFEFDYETFTPVAQALLVEDPELEKMRFELVPKVVNEETFWRNYFYRVSLIKQSNELSSLASEGGNNSSLDADTVTPEPVAIPQHSPLEQEQSFVSDEVQTTEQERMEALQELRRLGVADEAPA, from the exons ATGTCCATGTTTTCGGGCCTCACGAGCGGCCTCACCAACCAAGTGTCCGGCCTCACCAGCTATTTCGGCAAAAAACCCGAGGAGGTTGGCGTCGAGGGCGAGCAGCCGCCCCCACAGCCTGCTTCCCCGATCAAGGAAGAAAAACTGGTCCCTGAGCCGGAGCCAGTCCTCGATGCTGAGGGCAAACTTATGAG CCCCACCAAGGGTGGCAGCAAGTTGGAAATGTTGACCAACGTGAAGAGCCAGATGAGTTCGTGGCTGGGGGCCGGCAGCGGGCTGATCTCCAACGCCGGTGGCGGCCTCATTCAGGCGGTCAAGAGCCGCGCCACCGGCGAGGAGGTGGTGCCCGATCCGCCCGAGCACCTGCAACAGCCCACCGAGCCGGCCCCCGCTGCTCCCAAAGAGGATGATGAGAATTCTAGGTACTTGGG TGACACAGGCGGTGCCGACAGCGAGCCACAGGTGTCGGAAAATGAGGGCGAAGAGGCTAAGGATGGCTCCGGAGCAG CTGTGGGCACAAAAGCGATGCAGGGAGCCAAGGCCTTCGGCAGCTTCTTCTACTCGGCGGTAAACAAAGCGGGCGCTAAGGTCAGCGAAGCCAGCGCCAAGATCAAGGAGACTGTCGAAAAGAAC ACAATTTTGGGCGAGTTCAACAAGGAGCAGGAGTCTTTCATCAACAGCAAGCAGAAGAGCATGGAAGCTGCCGTCCCCCCTTGGGTGGGATACCCCAACGAGGAGAAGCTCAAGGAGGAGATTTTGTCCCTATCACAG GACCGGCGGAGTTTTGTACGTGCACCACCAACAGGGGTGACCTTTGAATTCGACTATGAAACTTTCACCCCCGTGGCGCAGGCCTTGCTGGTTGAGGACCCTGAGCTAGAGAAAATGCGGTTCGAGCTCGTGCCCAAAGT AGTGAATGAGGAAACTTTCTGGAGGAATTACTTCTACCGGGTGAGCCTGATCAAGCAGAGCAACGAGCTCTCCTCACTGGCAAGCGAGGGTGGAAATAATTCAAGTTTGGATGCTGACACAG TTACCCCTGAACCCGTAGCCATCCCTCAACACTCCCCCCTAGAGCAGGAGCAGTCATTTGTCTCGGATGAGGTGCAAACCACCGAGCAGGAGAGGATGGAAGCGCTGCAAGAACTCCGGAGGCTAGGTGTCGCAGACGAAGCACCAG CTTAA
- the Sap47 gene encoding synapse-associated protein of 47 kDa isoform X5 yields the protein MSMFSGLTSGLTNQVSGLTSYFGKKPEEVGVEGEQPPPQPASPIKEEKLVPEPEPVLDAEGKLMSPTKGGSKLEMLTNVKSQMSSWLGAGSGLISNAGGGLIQAVKSRATGEEVVPDPPEHLQQPTEPAPAAPKEDDENSRYLGDTGGADSEPQVSENEGEEAKDGSGAAVGTKAMQGAKAFGSFFYSAVNKAGAKVSEASAKIKETVEKNTILGEFNKEQESFINSKQKSMEAAVPPWVGYPNEEKLKEEILSLSQDRRSFVRAPPTGVTFEFDYETFTPVAQALLVEDPELEKMRFELVPKVVNEETFWRNYFYRVSLIKQSNELSSLASEGGNNSSLDADTA from the exons ATGTCCATGTTTTCGGGCCTCACGAGCGGCCTCACCAACCAAGTGTCCGGCCTCACCAGCTATTTCGGCAAAAAACCCGAGGAGGTTGGCGTCGAGGGCGAGCAGCCGCCCCCACAGCCTGCTTCCCCGATCAAGGAAGAAAAACTGGTCCCTGAGCCGGAGCCAGTCCTCGATGCTGAGGGCAAACTTATGAG CCCCACCAAGGGTGGCAGCAAGTTGGAAATGTTGACCAACGTGAAGAGCCAGATGAGTTCGTGGCTGGGGGCCGGCAGCGGGCTGATCTCCAACGCCGGTGGCGGCCTCATTCAGGCGGTCAAGAGCCGCGCCACCGGCGAGGAGGTGGTGCCCGATCCGCCCGAGCACCTGCAACAGCCCACCGAGCCGGCCCCCGCTGCTCCCAAAGAGGATGATGAGAATTCTAGGTACTTGGG TGACACAGGCGGTGCCGACAGCGAGCCACAGGTGTCGGAAAATGAGGGCGAAGAGGCTAAGGATGGCTCCGGAGCAG CTGTGGGCACAAAAGCGATGCAGGGAGCCAAGGCCTTCGGCAGCTTCTTCTACTCGGCGGTAAACAAAGCGGGCGCTAAGGTCAGCGAAGCCAGCGCCAAGATCAAGGAGACTGTCGAAAAGAAC ACAATTTTGGGCGAGTTCAACAAGGAGCAGGAGTCTTTCATCAACAGCAAGCAGAAGAGCATGGAAGCTGCCGTCCCCCCTTGGGTGGGATACCCCAACGAGGAGAAGCTCAAGGAGGAGATTTTGTCCCTATCACAG GACCGGCGGAGTTTTGTACGTGCACCACCAACAGGGGTGACCTTTGAATTCGACTATGAAACTTTCACCCCCGTGGCGCAGGCCTTGCTGGTTGAGGACCCTGAGCTAGAGAAAATGCGGTTCGAGCTCGTGCCCAAAGT AGTGAATGAGGAAACTTTCTGGAGGAATTACTTCTACCGGGTGAGCCTGATCAAGCAGAGCAACGAGCTCTCCTCACTGGCAAGCGAGGGTGGAAATAATTCAAGTTTGGATGCTGACACAG CTTAA